The following proteins are co-located in the Imtechella halotolerans genome:
- the leuS gene encoding leucine--tRNA ligase, translating into MRYDHRKIEADWQAYWAKNKTFKADNAFDKPKYYVLDMFPYPSGAGLHVGHPLGYIASDIYARYKRHQGFNVLHPMGYDSFGLPAEQYAIQTGQHPAITTQTNINRYREQLDKIGFSFDWEREVRTSNPEYYKYTQWIFIQLFDSWYDKREDKAKSIETLIEEFEKNGNSLVQAACDEGTPAFTAQHWKEYTAEEQQKMLLKYRLTYLAETEVNWCPALGTVLANDEIINGVSERGGHPVIRKKMTQWSMRISAYAQRLLDGLDTIDWSESLKESQRNWIGRSQGAMVVFKVIPKNESRDSMDSIQVFTTRPDTIFGVSFMTLAPEHELVSKITTNEQRAEVEAYIEATAKRSERDRMSDVKTISGVFTGAYAEHPFTKQPIPVWIGDYVLAGYGTGAVMAVPCGDDRDYAFAKHFGIEILNIFDQDISKAAFTAKEGFSLVNSDFLNGLDYKEGTRLVIDKLEKLGAGTSKINYRLRDAVFSRQRYWGEPFPVYYVNGLPRMIEKKYLPVRLPEVEKYLPTEDGQPPLGNATVWAWDTETHTVVSNEYINHTTVFPLELNTMPGWAGSSWYWMRYMDAHNEEDFASEKALRYWQNVDLYIGGSEHATGHLLYSRFWNKFLRDRGYINIEEPFKKLINQGMILGMSAFVYRTEDAKKLISKNKIGNTKVFPIHVDLSVINDITNELDIEAFKNHPLYADYKNVEFVLEDGKYIVGREVEKMSKSKYNVVNPDDICDEYGADTLRLYEMFLGPLEQAKPWNTAGITGVSGFLKKLWRLYFDEEGFIVTKEEPSKEMYKSLHKTIKKVTEDIESFSFNTSVSQFMICVNELSQQKCHHQAILEPLAVLVSPYAPHIAEALWEALGHNESISNEPFPVCQESYLIESSKEYPVSFNGKMRFKIELPLDMTAEDIEKLIVADSRTIEQLQGRTPKKIIVVPGKIINIVG; encoded by the coding sequence ATGAGATACGACCATAGGAAAATAGAGGCCGACTGGCAAGCATATTGGGCCAAAAACAAAACGTTTAAAGCTGACAATGCGTTCGATAAACCTAAATATTATGTTTTGGATATGTTCCCGTATCCTTCTGGAGCTGGGCTCCATGTAGGACATCCCCTTGGGTATATAGCAAGTGATATTTATGCGCGATATAAACGTCATCAGGGTTTTAATGTATTACATCCAATGGGATATGATAGCTTTGGATTACCTGCAGAGCAGTATGCTATACAAACAGGTCAACACCCTGCTATTACCACTCAAACCAATATAAATAGGTATCGTGAGCAATTAGATAAAATTGGGTTTTCGTTTGATTGGGAGCGAGAGGTTCGTACCTCCAATCCGGAGTATTACAAATACACTCAATGGATTTTTATTCAGTTATTTGATTCTTGGTACGATAAAAGAGAAGATAAGGCCAAGTCTATCGAAACACTTATTGAAGAATTTGAAAAGAACGGTAATTCTTTAGTTCAAGCTGCATGCGACGAAGGAACCCCTGCTTTTACAGCTCAGCACTGGAAAGAATATACGGCCGAGGAGCAGCAGAAAATGTTGCTAAAATATCGTCTTACCTATTTGGCAGAAACTGAGGTTAATTGGTGTCCTGCTTTGGGTACAGTTCTAGCTAATGACGAAATTATAAACGGCGTTTCTGAACGTGGAGGTCATCCTGTAATTCGCAAAAAAATGACTCAGTGGAGCATGCGTATTTCGGCCTATGCCCAGCGTTTATTGGATGGGTTAGATACTATTGATTGGAGTGAAAGCCTAAAAGAAAGTCAACGAAACTGGATTGGTCGTTCGCAAGGCGCTATGGTGGTCTTCAAAGTAATACCTAAAAATGAATCAAGGGATAGTATGGATAGTATTCAGGTATTCACAACCCGCCCTGATACTATTTTTGGAGTTTCTTTCATGACATTAGCTCCTGAACATGAATTGGTTTCTAAGATTACTACCAATGAGCAGCGAGCTGAGGTGGAAGCCTATATTGAGGCAACTGCCAAGAGGAGTGAACGTGATCGCATGTCAGACGTGAAAACCATTTCAGGAGTATTTACAGGTGCTTATGCTGAGCATCCATTTACAAAACAGCCTATACCGGTTTGGATTGGTGATTATGTGTTGGCGGGGTATGGAACTGGGGCAGTAATGGCTGTGCCATGTGGAGATGATAGGGATTATGCTTTTGCTAAACATTTTGGTATCGAAATTCTAAATATTTTTGATCAAGATATCTCAAAGGCTGCGTTTACTGCTAAAGAAGGATTTTCGTTAGTAAATTCTGATTTTTTAAATGGTCTAGATTATAAAGAAGGTACTCGTTTGGTAATAGATAAGTTGGAAAAATTGGGTGCAGGAACCTCTAAAATTAACTATCGATTACGTGATGCTGTTTTTTCAAGACAACGTTATTGGGGAGAGCCATTTCCAGTATATTATGTTAATGGCTTACCACGAATGATCGAAAAGAAGTATCTTCCAGTCCGTTTACCAGAAGTAGAGAAATACCTGCCAACAGAGGATGGACAACCCCCTTTGGGAAATGCTACAGTCTGGGCTTGGGATACCGAAACACATACGGTCGTAAGTAATGAGTATATTAATCATACTACAGTTTTCCCTTTAGAATTGAATACTATGCCCGGTTGGGCTGGTAGTTCGTGGTATTGGATGCGTTATATGGATGCTCATAATGAGGAAGATTTTGCTAGTGAAAAGGCATTACGTTATTGGCAAAATGTAGACCTGTACATAGGGGGAAGCGAGCATGCAACAGGACATTTATTATATAGTCGTTTCTGGAACAAGTTTTTAAGGGATAGAGGATATATAAATATTGAAGAGCCATTTAAAAAGCTAATTAACCAAGGTATGATTTTGGGTATGAGCGCATTTGTATATCGTACCGAGGACGCAAAAAAATTAATATCTAAAAATAAAATTGGCAATACAAAAGTTTTTCCTATTCATGTTGATCTTTCAGTGATTAATGATATAACCAATGAATTAGATATTGAGGCCTTCAAAAATCATCCTCTTTATGCAGATTATAAGAATGTAGAATTTGTTTTGGAAGATGGAAAATATATAGTAGGCAGAGAGGTTGAAAAAATGTCAAAATCAAAATATAATGTAGTAAATCCAGATGATATTTGTGATGAATATGGAGCGGATACTTTGCGTTTATACGAAATGTTTTTAGGGCCATTGGAGCAGGCTAAACCATGGAATACTGCTGGAATTACGGGAGTGTCTGGTTTTTTAAAGAAGCTATGGCGCTTGTATTTTGACGAGGAAGGGTTTATTGTAACTAAAGAAGAGCCAAGTAAGGAGATGTATAAGTCCTTACACAAGACTATAAAAAAAGTTACAGAAGACATTGAGAGTTTCTCCTTTAATACATCGGTTTCTCAATTCATGATTTGTGTAAATGAGTTGTCACAACAAAAGTGTCACCACCAAGCTATTTTAGAACCTTTGGCAGTGCTGGTGTCTCCATATGCCCCACATATAGCAGAGGCATTGTGGGAAGCATTAGGGCATAATGAATCAATAAGCAATGAGCCGTTTCCAGTTTGTCAGGAAAGTTACCTAATAGAAAGTAGTAAGGAATATCCAGTATCTTTTAATGGTAAAATGCGTTTTAAAATTGAATTGCCCTTAGATATGACTGCAGAAGATATTGAGAAGTTAATTGTGGCTGATTCCAGAACAATAGAACAGTTGCAAGGACGTACACCTAAAAAGATAATTGTAGTCCCTGGAAAGATTATTAATATTGTAGGTTAA
- a CDS encoding Lrp/AsnC ligand binding domain-containing protein, with amino-acid sequence MKITNETVSIDGIDKEILRYLMEDARKPILEIARKIGISGAAIHQRLRKLETSGLISGSKFIINPKILGYTTMAFIGIYLDKAMRNPEAVKQLREIPEVLECHYTTGNWSILVKILCKDNEHLMNLLNHKIQTIEGVSRTETFISLNQQIDRQISI; translated from the coding sequence ATGAAAATCACTAATGAAACGGTGTCTATAGACGGTATCGATAAAGAAATTTTGAGATATCTGATGGAGGATGCGCGTAAACCTATTTTGGAAATTGCACGGAAGATAGGTATTTCCGGTGCAGCTATTCATCAACGACTTCGAAAACTCGAAACATCAGGCCTTATATCTGGATCCAAATTCATTATCAATCCTAAAATCCTAGGATATACAACAATGGCATTTATTGGCATCTATCTTGATAAAGCCATGCGAAACCCCGAAGCTGTTAAACAGCTACGTGAAATTCCTGAAGTATTAGAGTGCCACTACACAACTGGTAATTGGAGTATTCTGGTCAAAATTCTATGTAAGGACAATGAGCATCTCATGAACCTTCTTAATCACAAAATACAAACTATAGAAGGTGTTTCACGAACGGAAACTTTCATTTCTCTTAATCAGCAAATAGATAGACAAATCAGCATTTAA
- a CDS encoding saccharopine dehydrogenase family protein — MRTILLIGAGKSTSYLIEYFLEKAEKENLFLRIGDLNPTHANKLLQNHPRAEAFELNIQNDQARKEAVASCDIVVSMLPATMHIAVAKDCIAYNKNMVTASYVSDAMQALNEQVENKGLIFMNEIGLDPGIDHMSAMQVIDKIRAKGGKMLLFESFCGGLVAPVSDNNLWNYKFTWNPRNVVLAGQGGAAKFIQEGTYKYIPYHKLFRRTEFLDIEGYGKFEAYANRDSLKYRNAYGLNDVLTLYRGTIRRVGFSRAWNMFVQLGMTDDSYTLENSHQMSYRDFINSFLAYSPTDSVELKMRHYLKIDQDDIMWDKLVELDLFNHTKKVGLHNATPAQILQKILEDSWTLESNDQDMIVMYHKFGYEIEGKKKQIDSSMVAIGANQTYTSMAKTVGLPVAMATIQILNKTITTPGVHIPISKEIYDPILKELMDYGIVFNETQVPYMGYNPNNVTG, encoded by the coding sequence ATGCGAACCATTTTACTCATCGGTGCCGGAAAATCTACCTCCTATTTAATCGAATATTTTTTGGAAAAAGCAGAAAAAGAGAATCTATTCTTGCGCATTGGTGATCTAAACCCTACTCATGCTAATAAATTACTTCAAAATCACCCTAGAGCAGAAGCTTTTGAACTTAATATACAAAATGACCAAGCACGCAAGGAAGCCGTTGCCTCTTGTGATATTGTTGTTTCAATGCTACCTGCTACAATGCATATTGCAGTAGCAAAAGATTGCATAGCCTATAATAAAAATATGGTTACTGCATCCTATGTAAGTGATGCCATGCAAGCACTTAATGAACAGGTAGAAAACAAAGGTTTGATATTCATGAACGAGATAGGATTGGACCCAGGTATTGACCACATGAGTGCAATGCAAGTTATAGATAAAATAAGAGCTAAAGGCGGTAAAATGCTTCTGTTTGAATCTTTCTGTGGAGGGCTAGTGGCTCCAGTTAGCGACAACAACCTTTGGAACTACAAATTTACTTGGAATCCTAGAAATGTGGTTTTGGCTGGGCAAGGCGGGGCTGCCAAATTTATACAAGAAGGAACTTACAAATACATTCCCTATCATAAACTTTTCAGACGCACAGAATTTCTTGACATTGAAGGTTATGGGAAATTTGAGGCGTATGCAAATCGAGATTCCCTAAAATATCGAAACGCATATGGACTAAATGATGTGTTGACTTTATACAGGGGAACTATTCGAAGAGTTGGTTTTTCAAGAGCATGGAATATGTTTGTTCAGCTCGGTATGACTGACGACAGCTACACTCTTGAAAATTCTCATCAAATGAGTTATAGGGATTTTATTAATTCCTTTTTGGCTTATTCCCCGACAGATTCTGTAGAACTTAAAATGCGACATTACCTTAAAATTGATCAAGATGATATAATGTGGGATAAACTTGTTGAATTAGATTTATTTAACCATACCAAAAAGGTAGGATTACACAATGCTACCCCAGCCCAAATTCTTCAAAAAATACTAGAAGACAGTTGGACACTAGAAAGTAATGACCAAGACATGATAGTAATGTATCATAAATTTGGTTATGAAATTGAAGGCAAGAAAAAACAAATCGATTCAAGCATGGTAGCAATTGGAGCTAATCAAACCTATACATCTATGGCTAAAACTGTTGGTTTACCTGTTGCAATGGCTACCATCCAGATATTAAATAAAACAATTACCACCCCTGGCGTACATATTCCAATATCCAAGGAAATTTATGATCCAATTTTGAAAGAATTAATGGATTATGGCATTGTTTTTAATGAAACTCAGGTTCCCTACATGGGTTATAACCCAAATAACGTTACAGGATAA
- the pckA gene encoding phosphoenolpyruvate carboxykinase (ATP), with amino-acid sequence MENSTSATKTISLESYGITNATVRYQLTPDELHEETISKGQGVEASSGALAVNTGEFTGRSPQDRFIVKDAITEDKVWWGNINIPFESDKFDALYKKVTNYLSGKEIYVRDSYACADPNYRLNIRVITEYPWSNQFAYNMFLRPTDVELDNFTPEWTVINAPGFMAVPDEDGTRQHNFAILDFTRKIALIGGTGYTGEIKKGIFSALNFILPVFHNTLPMHCSANVGEEGDTAIFFGLSGTGKTTLSADPNRRLIGDDEHGWTNENTIFNFEGGCYAKVINLSEENEPDIYKAIKRGAILENVILDEKGDVDFSDISITQNTRVSYPIEHINNIQVPSVGENPKNIFFLTADAFGVLPPISKLTPGQAAYHFISGYTAKVAGTEAGVNEPMPNFSACFGAPFMPLHPTKYAEMLSAKMKENGVNVWLVNTGWTGGPYGIGSRMKLKYTRAMITAAMRGELGEMSEENFHIHSVFGVAQPRQCPGVPTEVLSPRQTWNNDAAYYEKAHQLANAFKENFKKFQEFANDEILKGGPLV; translated from the coding sequence ATGGAGAATTCCACTTCAGCTACGAAAACGATTTCGTTAGAAAGCTATGGTATTACGAATGCTACTGTTCGCTACCAATTGACCCCCGATGAGTTACATGAGGAAACCATTTCTAAAGGCCAGGGCGTTGAGGCGTCTTCAGGTGCTTTGGCGGTTAACACTGGAGAGTTTACGGGGCGATCTCCGCAAGACCGCTTTATTGTAAAAGATGCCATTACTGAGGATAAGGTTTGGTGGGGGAATATTAATATCCCTTTTGAAAGTGATAAGTTTGATGCACTTTATAAAAAAGTGACGAATTATTTATCTGGAAAGGAAATTTATGTCCGTGATAGTTATGCCTGTGCAGATCCTAATTATCGACTAAACATTAGAGTTATTACAGAATATCCGTGGAGCAACCAATTTGCATATAATATGTTTTTGCGACCTACTGATGTTGAGTTGGATAACTTTACCCCAGAATGGACTGTTATTAATGCCCCTGGTTTTATGGCGGTCCCTGATGAAGACGGAACTCGTCAACATAACTTTGCCATACTTGACTTTACACGTAAGATTGCACTAATTGGAGGAACCGGATATACCGGTGAAATTAAGAAGGGTATTTTCTCTGCATTAAATTTTATATTGCCAGTTTTTCATAACACTTTACCAATGCACTGTAGTGCAAATGTTGGAGAAGAGGGTGATACGGCCATTTTCTTTGGTCTTTCAGGAACGGGTAAAACTACCCTCTCTGCGGATCCAAATCGTAGGTTAATTGGAGATGATGAGCACGGTTGGACTAATGAAAATACAATTTTCAATTTTGAGGGTGGTTGTTATGCCAAAGTAATAAACCTTTCTGAAGAAAATGAACCGGATATTTATAAAGCTATTAAACGTGGAGCTATTCTTGAAAATGTAATTTTAGATGAAAAGGGAGATGTTGATTTTTCAGATATTTCAATCACTCAAAATACACGAGTAAGTTATCCAATAGAGCATATTAATAATATTCAAGTACCATCGGTGGGAGAAAATCCTAAGAATATTTTCTTCTTAACTGCGGATGCTTTTGGTGTTTTGCCTCCAATTTCTAAACTTACACCAGGTCAAGCAGCCTATCATTTCATCTCTGGTTATACAGCTAAAGTTGCAGGTACTGAAGCAGGCGTAAATGAGCCTATGCCTAACTTTTCGGCTTGTTTTGGAGCGCCTTTTATGCCTTTACATCCAACAAAATACGCTGAAATGCTTAGTGCTAAGATGAAGGAAAATGGAGTAAATGTTTGGCTGGTTAATACAGGTTGGACTGGAGGTCCTTATGGTATTGGATCTAGAATGAAGTTAAAATATACCCGTGCGATGATTACTGCCGCCATGCGTGGTGAATTAGGAGAAATGAGTGAGGAGAATTTCCATATTCATTCCGTATTTGGAGTTGCTCAACCAAGACAATGTCCTGGAGTGCCTACTGAGGTTTTAAGTCCTAGACAAACATGGAATAACGATGCGGCTTATTATGAGAAGGCACATCAGTTAGCGAATGCATTTAAAGAAAATTTCAAAAAATTTCAGGAATTTGCTAATGATGAAATCCTTAAGGGAGGACCACTTGTGTAA
- a CDS encoding polyprenol monophosphomannose synthase codes for MTDSVVIIPTYNEIDNISDMVHAVLQLPKPFALLVVDDNSPDGTAQEVRSLQSVYPDRLFLEVRKEKSGLGTAYIHGFKWAIAKGYDYIFEMDADFSHNPSDLIRLYESCAKEGVDVVVGSRYIKGVNVVNWPLGRVLLSYGASIYVKLITGMRVHDPTAGFICYKRRVIEKIDLDSIKFVGYAFQIEMKYKAWLQKFVIKEIPIIFTDRVKGQSKMSGKIIKEAVLGVVAMKLRSMFKKN; via the coding sequence ATGACCGACAGTGTGGTAATCATACCTACCTATAACGAAATTGATAATATAAGTGACATGGTTCATGCTGTGTTGCAATTGCCAAAACCTTTTGCACTGTTGGTTGTTGATGACAACTCACCAGATGGTACTGCTCAAGAAGTTCGCTCATTGCAAAGTGTCTACCCAGATAGATTGTTTCTAGAGGTAAGAAAGGAAAAGTCAGGTTTAGGTACCGCCTATATTCATGGATTTAAATGGGCAATAGCTAAAGGGTACGATTATATATTTGAAATGGACGCGGATTTTTCTCACAATCCTTCTGATTTAATTCGTTTGTATGAAAGTTGTGCCAAGGAGGGTGTAGATGTGGTTGTTGGTTCAAGGTATATTAAAGGTGTTAATGTGGTAAATTGGCCATTAGGCCGAGTATTACTCTCCTATGGAGCATCTATCTATGTAAAATTAATTACAGGGATGAGAGTCCATGACCCCACTGCTGGATTTATATGTTATAAACGTAGAGTTATAGAGAAGATAGATTTGGATAGCATAAAGTTTGTAGGTTATGCATTTCAAATAGAAATGAAATATAAGGCTTGGCTCCAAAAGTTTGTTATTAAGGAAATCCCAATTATTTTTACTGATAGAGTCAAAGGGCAATCCAAAATGAGTGGGAAAATAATTAAAGAAGCAGTTCTAGGTGTAGTTGCTATGAAGTTAAGGAGTATGTTTAAAAAGAATTGA
- a CDS encoding uroporphyrinogen-III synthase: protein MKVKTILVSQPEPKVENSPYLQIVEKQKVKIDFRPFIHVEGVDAKDVRQQKIDLTKFSAIILTSRNSVDHFFRVAKEMRFDVPDTMKYFCQSEAVAYYLQKYVVYRKRKIYVGKRNFPELAPLIKKYKDEKFLLPSSDVLKPDVPETLDALKIDWKRGIFYKTVASDLSDLKNVYYDILAFFSPSGIESLFKNFPDFKQNDTRIAVFGDTTMKAAEDAGLRIDIKAPTAETPSMTMALEKYIEKVNKK, encoded by the coding sequence ATGAAAGTGAAAACAATTTTGGTTTCGCAACCAGAACCTAAGGTCGAAAACTCACCTTACTTACAGATTGTAGAAAAGCAAAAAGTAAAAATTGATTTCAGACCTTTTATTCATGTGGAAGGAGTTGATGCAAAGGATGTGAGACAACAAAAAATTGACTTAACCAAGTTTTCAGCAATTATTCTTACCAGTAGAAATTCTGTAGATCATTTTTTTAGGGTTGCAAAGGAAATGCGATTCGATGTACCTGATACTATGAAGTATTTCTGTCAGTCTGAAGCTGTAGCATACTATCTTCAAAAATATGTAGTCTACCGAAAACGTAAGATTTATGTTGGAAAGCGAAACTTCCCAGAATTAGCTCCTCTAATTAAAAAGTACAAAGATGAGAAGTTTTTACTCCCTTCCTCAGACGTACTTAAGCCAGATGTACCTGAAACACTTGACGCTTTGAAAATTGACTGGAAACGCGGTATTTTTTACAAGACCGTAGCTAGTGATCTTTCAGATCTTAAAAATGTTTATTATGATATTTTAGCATTTTTCAGCCCTTCAGGAATTGAATCATTATTTAAGAATTTTCCAGATTTCAAACAAAATGACACACGAATCGCTGTATTCGGTGACACCACAATGAAAGCTGCAGAAGATGCTGGTTTAAGAATTGACATTAAAGCTCCAACAGCAGAAACACCATCAATGACTATGGCATTGGAGAAGTATATTGAAAAAGTAAACAAAAAGTAA
- a CDS encoding patatin-like phospholipase family protein — protein sequence MSKNRIGLVLSGGGVKSLAHAGLLQALHENDITPHQIAGTSGGALIGALYACGYKPKEMLQFFKETPVFKFSLFALNKPGIMDSEKYHELFVTFFKNKTFEELDLPLTVTATNLITGKLEYFQSGSLIKPLIASSALPPYFSPIAIGDHLYSDGGILNNFPIEPLQKQCNILLGSFVNPVEEIDKTEVNTTLKLIQRIYHIGMDASYYAKFKRCAYVFIPKEIDLIGVLDTKMIDKAYEIGYNHAIKEMNTIKTQISNALPVPP from the coding sequence ATGTCTAAGAATCGAATAGGTCTAGTACTTTCTGGAGGAGGGGTCAAATCACTTGCCCATGCTGGTCTGCTCCAAGCCTTACATGAAAATGACATAACCCCTCATCAAATTGCTGGTACCAGTGGTGGTGCCTTAATTGGGGCTCTGTACGCCTGTGGTTATAAACCAAAAGAAATGTTACAGTTTTTTAAAGAGACTCCCGTTTTTAAATTTTCACTTTTTGCGCTCAATAAACCGGGAATAATGGACAGTGAAAAATACCATGAACTTTTTGTTACCTTTTTTAAGAATAAAACATTCGAAGAGCTTGATCTCCCTCTTACAGTAACAGCTACAAATCTTATAACAGGAAAATTGGAATATTTTCAAAGCGGCTCACTTATAAAACCACTTATTGCCTCAAGTGCTTTACCTCCCTATTTTTCACCTATCGCAATAGGTGACCATCTCTATTCTGATGGAGGAATCCTTAATAACTTCCCTATAGAACCATTACAAAAGCAATGTAATATACTTCTAGGAAGCTTTGTGAACCCTGTTGAGGAAATTGATAAAACAGAGGTCAACACAACTCTAAAACTTATACAGCGTATCTATCATATTGGAATGGATGCCTCTTACTATGCCAAATTTAAGCGTTGTGCCTATGTTTTTATCCCAAAAGAAATTGACTTAATTGGTGTACTTGACACTAAGATGATTGACAAAGCTTATGAAATAGGATATAACCATGCCATAAAAGAAATGAATACTATAAAAACACAAATTAGTAATGCCTTGCCTGTTCCTCCATAG
- a CDS encoding DUF4271 domain-containing protein encodes MEPIAKTVISHDWIILLYTGMLLAITLTKVLDTQRLNDFLKLLFNNKYVLLYGKEEHLINPFNTVFLSIHLIAVATFLWLLIDYNDITHIYQIEASFINLLLLVILFSSCKIALQKIVANIFNIDAAVDQYLFKKISYGNWSGLLLACVNLFIIYSFPLTKSFLFLIIIITIIIHAIGWFSIFKMHQNILSPYLFYFILYLCALEIAPYLLAFKLIAGGIH; translated from the coding sequence ATGGAGCCTATAGCTAAAACCGTTATCTCTCACGACTGGATAATCTTACTTTATACAGGTATGCTTCTAGCCATAACCTTAACAAAAGTATTGGACACCCAACGTCTTAATGACTTTCTTAAATTGCTTTTCAACAACAAATATGTATTGTTATATGGAAAAGAAGAACACCTTATCAACCCCTTTAATACCGTATTTTTAAGTATACACTTGATAGCTGTTGCCACCTTTTTATGGTTATTAATTGATTATAATGACATCACGCATATTTATCAAATAGAAGCTTCCTTTATCAATTTACTACTTCTTGTTATATTATTTTCAAGTTGTAAAATAGCCCTTCAAAAAATTGTTGCCAATATTTTCAACATTGATGCAGCCGTAGACCAATACTTATTCAAAAAAATAAGTTATGGCAATTGGAGTGGATTACTGCTTGCCTGTGTTAATCTTTTCATTATATATAGCTTTCCTCTTACAAAGTCATTTCTGTTTTTAATTATTATAATTACTATTATCATTCACGCGATTGGTTGGTTTTCCATATTTAAAATGCATCAAAATATACTTAGCCCTTATCTGTTTTATTTTATTTTGTATCTTTGCGCTCTTGAAATAGCCCCCTACCTATTGGCATTTAAGTTAATAGCCGGAGGTATTCATTAA
- a CDS encoding zinc metallopeptidase, translated as MMGYYILIGAIALVSFLVSQKLKSKFSHYSKVQLRNGMSGAEIAEKMLADHGIYDVKVISTPGMLTDHYNPQNKTVNLSEGVYHQRNAAAAAVAAHECGHAVQHAQAYEWLQMRSKLVPVVSVTSGMSQWLVIGGLIFGAASGAGIGYMVAVAGLVFMALATLFSFITLPVEYDASNRALAWLKNKNMVSQQEFDGAEDSLKWAARTYLVAAIGALASLLYWALQVFGGSRD; from the coding sequence ATGATGGGATATTATATTCTTATTGGTGCTATAGCTTTGGTAAGTTTCTTGGTAAGTCAGAAGCTTAAAAGTAAGTTTAGCCATTATTCGAAAGTACAACTTCGCAATGGTATGAGCGGTGCTGAAATAGCTGAAAAGATGCTGGCTGATCATGGTATTTATGATGTGAAGGTTATCTCCACACCAGGTATGCTTACCGATCATTATAACCCGCAAAATAAAACGGTGAACTTAAGTGAAGGAGTATATCATCAGCGTAATGCAGCTGCTGCGGCTGTAGCTGCTCACGAATGTGGTCACGCAGTACAACATGCTCAAGCTTATGAGTGGTTACAAATGCGTTCTAAATTAGTACCTGTTGTAAGTGTAACATCTGGAATGTCTCAGTGGTTAGTTATAGGTGGATTGATTTTTGGAGCAGCCAGTGGTGCAGGTATTGGGTATATGGTAGCTGTAGCAGGATTGGTATTTATGGCCTTGGCTACTTTGTTTAGTTTTATTACACTGCCAGTTGAGTATGATGCAAGTAATCGTGCATTAGCATGGTTGAAAAATAAAAACATGGTTTCTCAACAAGAATTTGATGGTGCGGAGGATTCATTAAAATGGGCTGCTCGAACATATCTAGTGGCGGCTATCGGTGCATTAGCCTCTTTACTTTATTGGGCTTTGCAAGTTTTTGGTGGCAGCAGAGACTAG
- a CDS encoding DUF423 domain-containing protein yields MNKTIISTAASLGLLTVILGAFGAHGLKNLVDYDAVTTFETGVRYQMYHVFFLLYIGIVNFLTDAQKKSIFIATLIGILLFSGSIYGLATNAVTSFDFKTIGFVTPIGGIFFIIAWGLLLKATISLKK; encoded by the coding sequence ATGAACAAAACAATAATAAGTACAGCTGCCAGTTTGGGACTGCTAACTGTTATTTTGGGTGCATTTGGCGCTCATGGATTAAAAAATTTGGTCGACTATGACGCTGTGACTACTTTTGAAACTGGCGTAAGGTATCAAATGTATCATGTGTTTTTTCTACTTTATATAGGGATTGTCAATTTTCTTACTGACGCTCAAAAGAAAAGTATATTTATTGCTACCTTAATAGGAATCCTATTATTTTCGGGCTCCATCTATGGGTTAGCGACTAACGCTGTAACTTCTTTTGATTTTAAAACCATTGGTTTTGTCACCCCGATAGGAGGTATTTTTTTCATTATAGCGTGGGGACTTTTACTTAAAGCTACTATCTCGTTAAAAAAATAA